The genomic DNA TCCACGGCAAGGGCACCTTCGTGCTGTCGCCGAACCCGATTGAGTTCCAACTGGGCGGCATCGTCAGCTTCCACGAAACCCACGCCGACCTGGGCGATGACATCCGCACCGAAGTGGTCGAATTCAGCCAGATCCCGCTGGGTGGCTCATTGCTGCAACATATCGAAGCCGAGCCCGGCACGCTGATCACCCGCATCAAACGCATACGCCACATCGGCGGCAAACGCGTGATCCTCGACATCAACCACTTCGTCGCCGACGTGATCCCGGGCCTCGACCGCTCGATTGCCGAGCAGTCGATCTACGCGTTTATCGAACAGACGCTGCAGCTGCAAATCGCCTATGCCCAACGCACCATCGAAGCCCTGCCCCGCAGCAAAGACGACCAGGCACACCTGGACCTTGACGGGCAAAGCCATGTGATCGTGGTGAGTAACCAGACGTTTTTGCAGGACGGTCGGCAGTTCGAGTACACCGAGTCGCGGCATACGTTGGATAAGTTTTACTTTTCGGATATTGCACGGCGCTAGTCTCAAACAGAGATCAAAATGTGGGAGCTGGCTTGCCTGCGATGCAGACGCCTGGGTATCAAGCCTTACCGAGGTGAGGCCATCGCAGGCAAGCCAGCTCCCACATCGGGTTAGTGGTGTTTGACTCATCGCGCACCAGAAACACAAAACCCCGGCACATGGCCGGGGTTTTGTTATTCAGCGCTCACCTGCTACCGCAGGATCACTCCCACTCAATCGTCGCCGGCGGCTTGCTCGACACGTCATACGTCACGCGCGAGATGCCTTCGATCTCATTGATGATACGGCCGCTGACAGTTTCCAGCAGTTCGTACGGCAGGTGTGCCCAGCGCGCGGTCATGAAGTCGATGGTTTCTACGGCGCGCAGTGCAACAACCCACGCATAACGACGGCCATCGCCGACCACGCCAACCGATTTAACCGGCTGGAACACCACGAACGCCTGGCTGACCTTGTGGTACCAGTCGGCCTTGCGCAGCTCTTCGATGAAGATGTGGTCGGCGCGACGCAGCAGGTCGGCGTATTCCTTCTTCACTTCACCCAGGATACGCACGCCCAGGCCCGGGCCCGGGAATGGGTGGCGGTAGACCATGTCGTACGGCAGGCCGAGTTCCAGGCCCAGACGGCGGACTTCGTCCTTGAACAGTTCGCGCAGCGGTTCTACCAGCTTGAGGTTCATTTCCTCCGGCAGGCCACCCACGTTGTGGTGGGATTTGATCACGTGGGCCTTGCCGCTCTTGGCGCCGGCCGACTCGATCACGTCAGGGTAGATGGTGCCCTGGGCGAGGTACTTGATGTTGTCCAGTTTGCTCGACTGGGCATCGAACACGTCGATAAAGGTGCGGCCGATGATCTTGCGCTTCTTCTCCGGGTCGGACTCGCCGGCCAGGTTGTTGAGGAACTGGTCCTCGGCGTTGGCGCGGATCACCTTGACGCCCATGTTCTCGGCGAACATGGCCATCACTTGCTCACCTTCGTGCAGGCGCAGCAGGCCGTTGTCGACGAAGACGCAGGTCAGCTGGTCGCCGATGGCCTTGTGCAGCAGTGCAGCCACCACGGAGGAGTCAACGCCGCCGGACAGGCCCAGCAGCACGTTGTCGGTGCCGACTTGGGCACGAACTTGGGCAATGGCGTCTTCAGCGATTTTCGACGGGGTCCACAGGGCTTCACACTCGCAGATGTCGAGGATGAAGCGCGACAGGATGCGGCCGCCCTGCTTGGTGTGGGTCACTTCCGGGTGGAACTGCACGCCGTAGTAACGACGCTCGTCGCTGAACATGCCGGCGATCGGGCAGCTCGGGGTGCTGGCCAGGATGTGGAAGTCTTCCGGCATCCGGGTGACCTTGTCACCGTGGCTCATCCACACGTCGAGGCCGAACAGGCCATCGGCGTCGACGTGGTCTTCGATGCCGTCCAGCAGGCGGCTCTTGCCGACCACGTCCACACGGGCATAACCGAATTCACGCAATTCGGAACCTTCAACCTTGCCGCCCAGTTGCTCGGCCATGGTCTGCATGCCGTAGCAGATACCGAAGACGGGCACGCCCAGGTCGAATACGGCTTGCGGGCAACGCGGGCTGTTGGCTTCGTGCACGGACTCCGGGCCACCGGCGAGGATGACGCCTTTGGGTGCGAATTCGCGGATCGCTTCGTCGTCCATGTCGAACGGATGCAGTTCGCAGTACACGCCGATTTCACGCACGCGGCGGGCGATCAGCTGGGTGTACTGGGAACCGAAATCGAGGATCAGGATGCGGTGGGCGTGAATGTCGAGGGCCATGAAGTCAGTCTCGTCTAATGAATCAGAAACAACTCGGGGCTGAAGAACAGCCCCGGTTACTTAACGTTTTGCTGGAAGCCTCAACCTACGCGGTAGTTTGGCGCTTCCTTGGTGATCTGCACGTCGTGTACATGGGATTCAGCCATGCCGGCGCCGGTGATCCGCACGAACTCTGGCTGGGTGCGCATTTCTTCGATGTTGGCGCTACCGGTGTAGCCCATCGAGGAACGCAAGCCGCCCATCAGTTGATGGATGATGGCGCTCAGGGTGCCCTTGTAAGGAACACGGCCTTCGATGCCTTCCGGTACGAGCTTCTCGGCGCCTGCCGAGGAGTCCTGGAAGTAACGATCGGAAGAGCCTTGCGCCTGGGACATGGCGCCCAGCGAACCCATGCCGCGGTAAGCCTTGTACGAACGGCCCTGGAACAGCTCGATCTCGCCCGGCGCTTCTTCGGTACCGGCGAACATCGAGCCCATCATCACGCAGGAAGCACCGGCGACGATGGCCTTGGACAGGTCACCGGAGAAACGGATGCCGCCGTCGGCGATCAACGGCACGCCGGTGCCTTCAAGGGCAGCGGCGACGTTGGCGATGGCGCTGATTTGCGGCACGCCCACGCCGGCAACGATACGGGTGGTGCAGATCGAGCCAGGGCCGATACCGACCTTGACCGCATCCGCGCCCGCTTCGGCCAGAGCCTTGGCGGCAGCGCCGGTGGCGATGTTGCCGCCGATCACTTGTACATCAGGGAAATTCTGTTTGACCCAACGCACGCGGTCGATCACGCCTTTGGAGTGACCGTGGGCGGTGTCGACCACCACCACGTCAACACCCGCAGCCACCAGGGCCGAAACGCGGTCACCGGTATCTTTACCGGTACCGACCGCCGCGCCAACGCGCAGACGACCCTGGTCATCCTTGCTGGCCAACGGGTAAGCCTTGGCTTTTTCGATGTCGTTGACGGTCATCATGCCCTTGAGGGTGAATTTGTCGTCGACGATCAGCACGCGCTCGATGCGGTGCTTGTGCAACAGTTCGCGCACGTCGTTCTTGTCGGCGCCTTCCTTGACAGTGACCAGACGCTCTTTGGGCGTCATCACTTCACGGACGGTGACTTCAAGACGGTTTTCGAAACGCACGTCACGGGAAGTGACGATGCCGACCAGGTCGCCATCGTGCAGCACGGGAACACCGGAGATGTTGTGCAGGCGGGTCAGGTCGAACAGGTCACGCACGGTGGCGTCGGCCTCGATGGTGATGGGATCTTTCACCACACCGGCTTCGTAACGCTTGACCTTGCGCACTTCGGCAGCTTGCTGCTCGATGGTCATGTTCTTGTGGATGATGCCGATGCCGCCTTCCTGAGCCATGGCGATGGCCAGACGGGCTTCAGTGACGGTATCCATGGCAGCGGAAACAAGGGGAATATTCAGCTCGATGCCACGGGTTAGGCGGGTCTTGAGACTGACTTCGTTAGGAAGCACCTCGGAATAACCGGGCACTAGGAGAATGTCGTCGAATGTCAGAGCTTCTTGGCTGATACGCAGCATCGCGGGGGCTCCCGAGCGGGAAAATGGAAGCGCGCCATTATATACATGCACCCAGTCCGGCTCAATGTAAAACTCTGACAAACTTGGTAATACTGATAGATGGATATTTTTTAAACACTGATCGTTCCCACGCTCTGCGTGGGAATGCCGCCGTGGACGCTCTGCGTCCGCTCTTAAGGTCGTGACGCGGAGCGTCACAGGATGCATTCCCACGCGGAGCGTGGGAACGATCACAGATGGGTTAAAGCTCGACTTTGACCCAACTCATCTTCTGGTCCAGCCAATCGGCAAATTCGTCGATAAAGCTCTGCT from Pseudomonas tolaasii NCPPB 2192 includes the following:
- the guaB gene encoding IMP dehydrogenase yields the protein MLRISQEALTFDDILLVPGYSEVLPNEVSLKTRLTRGIELNIPLVSAAMDTVTEARLAIAMAQEGGIGIIHKNMTIEQQAAEVRKVKRYEAGVVKDPITIEADATVRDLFDLTRLHNISGVPVLHDGDLVGIVTSRDVRFENRLEVTVREVMTPKERLVTVKEGADKNDVRELLHKHRIERVLIVDDKFTLKGMMTVNDIEKAKAYPLASKDDQGRLRVGAAVGTGKDTGDRVSALVAAGVDVVVVDTAHGHSKGVIDRVRWVKQNFPDVQVIGGNIATGAAAKALAEAGADAVKVGIGPGSICTTRIVAGVGVPQISAIANVAAALEGTGVPLIADGGIRFSGDLSKAIVAGASCVMMGSMFAGTEEAPGEIELFQGRSYKAYRGMGSLGAMSQAQGSSDRYFQDSSAGAEKLVPEGIEGRVPYKGTLSAIIHQLMGGLRSSMGYTGSANIEEMRTQPEFVRITGAGMAESHVHDVQITKEAPNYRVG
- the treR gene encoding trehalose operon repressor, producing MSKYNQIYTDLLASITTERLQRGTRLPSETELMDAYQASRGTVRRAIEQLQERGFAQKIHGKGTFVLSPNPIEFQLGGIVSFHETHADLGDDIRTEVVEFSQIPLGGSLLQHIEAEPGTLITRIKRIRHIGGKRVILDINHFVADVIPGLDRSIAEQSIYAFIEQTLQLQIAYAQRTIEALPRSKDDQAHLDLDGQSHVIVVSNQTFLQDGRQFEYTESRHTLDKFYFSDIARR
- the guaA gene encoding glutamine-hydrolyzing GMP synthase, with the protein product MALDIHAHRILILDFGSQYTQLIARRVREIGVYCELHPFDMDDEAIREFAPKGVILAGGPESVHEANSPRCPQAVFDLGVPVFGICYGMQTMAEQLGGKVEGSELREFGYARVDVVGKSRLLDGIEDHVDADGLFGLDVWMSHGDKVTRMPEDFHILASTPSCPIAGMFSDERRYYGVQFHPEVTHTKQGGRILSRFILDICECEALWTPSKIAEDAIAQVRAQVGTDNVLLGLSGGVDSSVVAALLHKAIGDQLTCVFVDNGLLRLHEGEQVMAMFAENMGVKVIRANAEDQFLNNLAGESDPEKKRKIIGRTFIDVFDAQSSKLDNIKYLAQGTIYPDVIESAGAKSGKAHVIKSHHNVGGLPEEMNLKLVEPLRELFKDEVRRLGLELGLPYDMVYRHPFPGPGLGVRILGEVKKEYADLLRRADHIFIEELRKADWYHKVSQAFVVFQPVKSVGVVGDGRRYAWVVALRAVETIDFMTARWAHLPYELLETVSGRIINEIEGISRVTYDVSSKPPATIEWE